A DNA window from Patescibacteria group bacterium contains the following coding sequences:
- a CDS encoding MFS transporter: protein MAEFKEVLKNKNFLFLWLGQITSQFGDRLSQMALIALIYARAPGSTLQLAKILSFTIIPVFLVGPVAAAYVDRWDRRRTMIVCDLLRAALVASLALFFIGAENLWPVYIILFLMFSVGRFFIPAKMAIIPQLVSKEKLLLANSLSSTSGMIAAVAGFGLGGLIVERIGSQGGFFVDALTYLVSGLMVFMIAARARVYFKKEGPVIVVKDAQRLFKKTLFSDIKEGWYYLVKDSDVRFIAQTFFLLWSAVGAVYIVSIVFVQDSLGSVTQDLGFLAMFLGLGLFLGTLVYGQFGQKVSRMRIIFISLMLSGTALSAFAVLLKLRPSNLLAEGLSLILGLTISPIIISSHTLIHEVTKEEMRGRIFGALEVVAHLGFLSFMFLTSFLAERIGRFWILLFVGIMLTIAGLVALVLKMDKRGA, encoded by the coding sequence TTGGCTGAGTTTAAAGAGGTCCTGAAAAATAAAAATTTTCTCTTTCTCTGGTTAGGCCAGATTACTTCTCAGTTCGGCGACCGCTTAAGTCAGATGGCCCTGATAGCCCTGATTTACGCCCGCGCCCCCGGTTCGACCTTGCAATTGGCCAAAATCCTGTCCTTTACGATTATCCCCGTATTTCTGGTGGGGCCTGTTGCCGCTGCCTATGTAGATAGATGGGACCGCCGCCGGACAATGATAGTCTGCGACCTTTTAAGGGCGGCGCTGGTGGCCTCGCTGGCCTTGTTTTTCATAGGAGCAGAAAATCTCTGGCCGGTATATATAATCCTTTTTCTGATGTTTTCCGTAGGCCGTTTTTTTATCCCCGCGAAAATGGCCATTATCCCGCAACTGGTTTCTAAAGAGAAGCTGCTTTTAGCCAATTCCCTTTCCTCCACAAGCGGGATGATTGCGGCGGTTGCCGGATTTGGCCTGGGCGGACTGATTGTCGAACGCATAGGCTCGCAGGGAGGATTTTTTGTCGATGCGCTCACTTACCTTGTTTCGGGATTGATGGTCTTTATGATTGCCGCCAGAGCCCGCGTTTATTTTAAAAAAGAAGGCCCGGTAATAGTAGTTAAGGATGCGCAAAGGCTATTTAAGAAGACCCTTTTTTCCGATATCAAAGAAGGCTGGTATTATCTGGTAAAAGACAGCGATGTGCGCTTTATCGCCCAGACCTTTTTTCTTTTATGGTCGGCGGTAGGGGCGGTTTATATAGTGAGCATTGTTTTCGTGCAGGATTCTTTAGGCTCGGTAACTCAGGACTTGGGGTTTTTAGCGATGTTTTTGGGGCTGGGCCTTTTCCTGGGCACGCTTGTTTATGGGCAGTTTGGCCAGAAGGTCTCCAGAATGAGAATAATATTTATTTCTCTAATGTTAAGCGGGACGGCCTTAAGCGCATTTGCAGTCCTTTTGAAACTCCGTCCCTCAAATTTATTGGCCGAGGGTTTAAGTCTCATTTTAGGGTTGACTATTTCGCCAATTATAATATCTTCCCACACTCTAATTCATGAAGTAACCAAGGAAGAGATGCGCGGGAGAATCTTCGGGGCGCTGGAGGTAGTGGCGCACCTGGGCTTTCTTTCGTTTATGTTTCTCACCTCCTTTTTGGCGGAGAGGATTGGGCGCTTCTGGATTTTACTGTTTGTAGGGATAATGCTTACAATTGCAGGATTAGTGGCGCTTGTTTTGAAGATGGATAAAAGAGGGGCGTAA
- a CDS encoding ROK family protein — translation MSYLIGVDIGGTKTSVSLGTSRGKILIRQVFPTKEAQATLGEAKKIIRAYLKSCRQAGKKIKGIGVSCAGPLDLTRGVLINPPNMPTWRNLPLKTIFARGFGLPVAVDNDANCAALAEKTFGAGKGVNSLFYYTVSTGIGGGLIINGEVFHGASFDAGEIGHSVVLPQGPRCNCGKRGCLEALASGTAIARIAREKAKRSSLILKLAGKRKDIDAACVARAALKKDRLALAIYNQAAFYLGLSITNVIQIINPEMIVIGGGVSRAGPILFRPLMKTVRAYTWPRPYRSCKIVPAKLKDAVGDLGAISLLLKKDNLG, via the coding sequence ATGTCTTACCTTATTGGCGTAGATATAGGCGGAACAAAGACTTCCGTATCTTTGGGCACAAGCCGGGGCAAAATCTTAATTCGTCAGGTTTTCCCCACTAAAGAGGCGCAGGCCACACTCGGGGAGGCAAAAAAGATTATCCGGGCCTATCTAAAGAGCTGCCGGCAGGCCGGAAAAAAGATTAAAGGCATCGGCGTATCCTGCGCCGGGCCTCTGGATTTAACAAGGGGCGTGTTGATTAACCCGCCGAATATGCCTACCTGGCGTAATCTGCCCTTAAAGACAATCTTTGCCCGAGGTTTCGGGCTCCCGGTAGCTGTGGATAACGATGCAAATTGCGCCGCACTTGCCGAGAAGACCTTTGGCGCAGGCAAAGGCGTGAACAGCCTGTTTTATTACACGGTGAGCACAGGCATCGGCGGGGGTCTAATTATCAACGGGGAGGTCTTCCACGGCGCAAGTTTTGACGCCGGAGAAATCGGCCATTCCGTGGTTTTGCCGCAAGGCCCGAGATGTAACTGCGGAAAGCGGGGGTGCCTGGAGGCCCTGGCCAGCGGCACAGCCATAGCCAGAATTGCCAGAGAAAAGGCAAAGAGGAGTTCCCTGATTTTAAAATTGGCCGGGAAAAGGAAAGATATCGATGCGGCTTGCGTAGCCCGGGCAGCTTTGAAAAAAGACAGGCTTGCCCTGGCAATTTACAACCAGGCCGCCTTTTATCTCGGATTAAGTATAACCAATGTTATTCAGATAATCAATCCGGAGATGATTGTTATCGGCGGGGGGGTATCCAGGGCCGGCCCGATACTTTTTCGGCCGCTTATGAAGACCGTGCGCGCTTACACCTGGCCCAGGCCCTATCGCAGTTGCAAGATTGTGCCGGCTAAACTAAAAGACGCGGTAGGCGATTTAGGTGCGATAAGCCTGCTCCTGAAGAAGGATAACCTTGGCTGA
- a CDS encoding DUF89 family protein, with the protein MKTSLDCIPCFFKQALDAAQLAGANKSAQKRILKALSKEVLKFDLKECPTAMGRILYKLVRQITGRHDPFKEIKQKSNEFALSLYPRLKKKVERSKDRLLAALELAIAGNIIDYGIKSSLNIGREIDKLFAEEDRIIRRESKALFAYPAFKRSLKKARRILYIGDNAGEVVFDKILIEEMKDKEIIYVVRGGPIINDALAQDAAFCGIDKYARIVSSGCDAPGTILKFCTGNFRRIFRDAEFIISKGQGNFEALAGEKAPLFFLFRAKCPVVVKHLGCKLGDIILKRGG; encoded by the coding sequence ATGAAAACATCTTTAGACTGCATCCCCTGCTTCTTCAAACAGGCGCTTGATGCGGCGCAACTTGCCGGAGCAAATAAATCTGCTCAAAAAAGGATACTGAAGGCGCTTTCTAAAGAGGTTCTTAAGTTTGATTTAAAAGAGTGCCCCACGGCTATGGGAAGGATTCTTTATAAACTTGTCAGGCAGATTACCGGAAGGCACGACCCTTTTAAAGAAATTAAACAAAAGAGCAATGAATTTGCCTTATCTCTATATCCCCGTCTAAAAAAGAAGGTAGAGAGGTCTAAAGACAGGCTTTTAGCCGCTCTTGAGCTGGCCATAGCCGGCAATATTATCGATTACGGAATAAAAAGCTCTTTAAATATCGGCCGGGAGATAGACAAGCTCTTTGCCGAGGAAGATAGGATTATTCGCAGAGAAAGCAAGGCCTTGTTTGCTTATCCGGCTTTTAAAAGGAGCTTAAAGAAAGCAAGAAGGATTCTTTATATTGGAGATAATGCCGGCGAGGTTGTGTTCGACAAAATTTTAATTGAGGAAATGAAAGACAAAGAAATCATTTATGTTGTAAGAGGAGGGCCGATAATTAACGATGCCCTTGCCCAAGATGCCGCATTTTGCGGAATAGATAAATATGCCCGGATTGTCTCTTCCGGCTGCGATGCGCCGGGGACAATTTTAAAATTTTGCACAGGAAATTTCAGGAGGATTTTTAGAGACGCAGAATTTATTATCAGTAAAGGTCAGGGCAACTTTGAGGCCTTAGCAGGAGAAAAGGCCCCGCTCTTTTTTCTCTTCAGGGCAAAGTGCCCTGTAGTGGTTAAACATCTGGGCTGTAAGTTAGGCGATATTATCTTGAAGAGGGGAGGTTAA
- a CDS encoding radical SAM protein: MRKNNFKYIYGPVPSWRLGSSLGIDLLSTKKKVCTFDCIYCQLGKTKGFATKRKLYVPTEKVIEEIKRLPDVRIDYITFSGRGEPTLAVNLGETIRAIKKIRKEPVAVLTNSTLLCRKDVRKELSLADLVAVKLDADSARSLKLINRPAKRITFSSILKAIKQFRKEFRGKLALQVMFVQKNKGIAKEIAKLAKSIQPDEIQICTPTRPSPVKPLSRRAILEIKRHFRGMKVISFDEARRKKVRPISAKGTMLRRGKILE; encoded by the coding sequence ATGAGGAAAAATAACTTTAAGTATATCTATGGGCCGGTGCCTTCCTGGAGATTAGGCAGTTCTTTGGGCATAGATTTGCTCTCGACTAAAAAAAAGGTCTGCACATTTGATTGCATCTATTGCCAACTCGGCAAGACGAAGGGTTTTGCTACGAAAAGGAAATTGTATGTCCCTACGGAAAAGGTTATTGAAGAGATAAAAAGGCTGCCGGATGTGCGCATAGATTACATTACCTTCTCCGGGAGAGGCGAGCCCACACTGGCCGTAAACTTGGGTGAGACAATCAGGGCAATAAAGAAAATACGCAAAGAGCCGGTAGCCGTTTTGACCAATTCCACTTTGCTGTGTAGAAAGGACGTAAGAAAAGAACTTTCTCTGGCCGATTTGGTAGCAGTGAAATTGGATGCGGATTCGGCAAGGTCTTTAAAGTTAATAAATCGACCAGCAAAAAGAATAACGTTTTCCAGTATCCTAAAAGCTATTAAACAATTTAGAAAAGAATTTCGCGGAAAATTAGCCCTGCAGGTGATGTTTGTGCAGAAAAACAAAGGCATTGCTAAAGAGATAGCAAAACTTGCCAAAAGTATCCAGCCCGATGAAATCCAGATTTGCACGCCCACCAGGCCTTCTCCAGTTAAACCCCTTTCCCGCCGTGCGATTCTAGAAATAAAAAGACATTTTCGCGGGATGAAGGTAATTTCGTTTGATGAGGCAAGGCGCAAAAAAGTCCGCCCCATTAGCGCAAAAGGCACAATGCTTAGAAGGGGCAAGATTTTAGAATGA
- a CDS encoding glycosyltransferase family 2 protein, translated as MGIGSMELVSVIIVNWNKKAYLKSCLNSLLNQTHSPIEIVVVDNGSCDGSQQMLQEKFPQVRLIINEHNELYCRAQNQGIETAEGEYVISLNNDVVLEKDFVEKLLEAAKANESIGMVCGKIMSWGRATIDSAGQLLGRSRRPVERGYKKKDSARFDQPCYIFSAGGIAPLYKRKMLEEIKIDGEYFDENYGMFYEDLDLAWRANLLGWRGFYNPQALACHRRGGTAKAYVPRISFLKRYDFAYLSPELKTSLVKNRYMTILKNDSPRDFIINLPWIIGYEIKLWSYLAFFHPCLIPRIIKNISYLKMALKKRRKTNNEEK; from the coding sequence ATGGGGATAGGGTCAATGGAATTGGTCTCTGTGATTATTGTGAACTGGAATAAAAAGGCATATCTAAAGAGTTGCCTGAATTCTCTGTTAAATCAGACCCATAGTCCTATAGAGATAGTTGTAGTAGATAATGGCTCCTGCGATGGCTCGCAACAGATGTTACAGGAAAAGTTTCCTCAAGTTAGGTTAATAATCAACGAACATAATGAGCTTTATTGCCGGGCACAAAACCAGGGTATCGAGACGGCAGAAGGCGAATATGTAATTTCCTTAAATAACGATGTGGTGTTAGAGAAAGATTTTGTAGAAAAGCTCCTTGAGGCGGCGAAGGCCAATGAAAGCATAGGTATGGTATGCGGAAAGATTATGTCCTGGGGTAGAGCGACTATTGATTCCGCAGGACAGCTGCTCGGCAGGTCGCGCCGGCCCGTAGAGAGGGGATATAAAAAGAAGGACAGCGCTAGGTTTGACCAGCCCTGCTATATTTTTAGTGCCGGAGGCATAGCCCCTCTCTATAAACGCAAGATGCTTGAAGAGATAAAGATAGACGGCGAATATTTTGATGAAAATTACGGTATGTTTTATGAAGATTTAGACCTTGCCTGGAGGGCAAATCTTCTTGGCTGGAGAGGTTTTTACAATCCGCAAGCCCTGGCTTGCCACCGTAGAGGAGGCACAGCTAAGGCTTATGTGCCCAGAATAAGTTTCTTAAAGAGATACGACTTTGCCTATTTGTCGCCGGAGCTGAAGACCTCGCTGGTGAAAAACAGGTATATGACTATATTAAAAAACGACAGCCCGAGAGACTTTATAATTAATCTACCCTGGATAATCGGTTATGAAATTAAACTCTGGAGTTACCTGGCCTTTTTCCATCCTTGTTTAATTCCAAGGATAATAAAAAACATTAGTTACCTCAAAATGGCCCTCAAAAAACGCAGAAAAACTAATAATGAGGAAAAATAA
- a CDS encoding O-antigen ligase family protein, with protein sequence MFSISPGQKREVLIALIGAGSLLSLYAIYQFFWGFQNILDYLSQAEPYLYAEEFLARKRVFATFLSPDMFAGYLIMILPLAAGLLLELAEKRQFLSLRPRAKSRGNLILCLLAGLSVAFMLIALLLTKSAGAWIGLFVAFLVFSVLLFVYRPPFLRRKVLLGAVITCIVIISILTGIFLIRTEQFFDFSNPQNSIIQRAYFWKAAVKIIKDFPFTGVGPGSFGLIYPKYKSPEAFQTHFAHNSYLQVWAEMGILGFLAWLWLILRSFQVGLRKLKVSKGQGYLTISLLAASSAFLAHNLIDFDFFIPEAAFHWWVIVGFLLNKYTKAPSNSSRLASLKFPFILLITSYS encoded by the coding sequence ATGTTCAGCATATCGCCCGGGCAAAAAAGAGAAGTCTTGATTGCTCTCATTGGCGCCGGCTCTTTATTAAGCCTGTATGCTATTTATCAGTTTTTCTGGGGCTTCCAGAATATCTTGGATTATCTTAGCCAAGCAGAGCCCTATCTTTATGCCGAGGAGTTTCTGGCCAGAAAAAGGGTCTTTGCTACCTTTCTCTCTCCGGATATGTTTGCCGGATACTTAATTATGATACTCCCTTTAGCCGCAGGCCTGCTTTTAGAACTTGCTGAAAAACGCCAATTTCTGTCATTGCGACCCCGAGCAAAGTCGAGGGGCAATCTCATTCTTTGCTTATTAGCAGGCCTTTCCGTAGCCTTTATGCTCATCGCGCTTCTGCTTACCAAATCCGCAGGGGCATGGATAGGCCTTTTTGTGGCCTTTTTAGTCTTCTCTGTCTTGTTATTTGTCTATCGTCCTCCCTTTTTAAGGCGAAAAGTTCTCTTAGGTGCTGTCATTACCTGTATCGTCATAATCTCAATTTTAACAGGCATTTTTCTCATCCGCACAGAGCAGTTCTTCGACTTCAGCAATCCCCAAAATTCCATAATTCAAAGAGCTTACTTTTGGAAGGCTGCGGTAAAGATAATTAAAGATTTTCCTTTCACAGGTGTGGGGCCGGGAAGTTTCGGCCTCATTTATCCTAAATATAAAAGCCCCGAGGCCTTCCAGACTCATTTTGCTCACAACAGTTATCTCCAAGTCTGGGCAGAGATGGGAATATTGGGGTTTTTGGCCTGGCTTTGGTTAATATTAAGGTCTTTTCAGGTTGGACTAAGGAAGTTAAAAGTGTCAAAGGGCCAGGGCTATTTGACAATCAGCCTGCTTGCCGCAAGTTCGGCTTTCCTGGCACATAACTTGATTGATTTTGATTTCTTTATACCCGAGGCGGCCTTTCACTGGTGGGTAATTGTGGGGTTTTTGCTAAATAAATATACGAAAGCCCCATCAAACTCTTCCCGCCTGGCTTCTTTGAAGTTTCCCTTTATCCTCTTGATAACTTCATATTCTTGA
- a CDS encoding glycosyltransferase family 39 protein translates to MLFGESEFALRLSSVIFSLLSIYMLYVLAKDFFDIKIARLTAFLIAISPFHIYYSQELRPYAAICLFTLISAYSFLKVITGGSKKYWLAYISFSVLSVYLHYMSLMALLSFCIFFIFRIRRYKHLLRSFLLSHGVIIILIIPVFLTLYPNLEFILHNKIPPEMSDFPIWRAELNIGSLIYTLKNFSIGYNIDYHSLAGKCVTLICLFLFLSGALWSFRKIGMKLLLTCLFTPLLTMFFISRIKNCYVDRYFFSVFPFYLLGAAIGLSRMNKKTVFIFVLAITAFNCLALRNYNLNYLPDEYAQHVGVVERQNIKGFDKFISDNYKIGDRIVHTCRNTVFPLKFYIRQTSPNADLIQEIDRGTVIVFNPDVFKEKELFRIDYKGLHPTIFLPEEFKIVKNLEKNHRLWIVFSSWRFKGIDSQEYEVIKRIKGNFKEARREEFDGAFVYLFSKNPTITHQ, encoded by the coding sequence ATGTTATTTGGCGAATCGGAGTTTGCTTTAAGACTATCTTCGGTTATATTTTCCCTTCTGAGTATTTATATGTTATACGTATTGGCAAAGGACTTCTTTGACATTAAGATTGCCCGATTAACCGCTTTCCTTATTGCTATTTCGCCTTTTCATATATATTATTCCCAAGAATTAAGGCCCTATGCTGCTATATGTCTTTTTACCTTAATTAGCGCGTATTCATTCTTAAAGGTGATAACCGGCGGAAGCAAAAAATATTGGCTTGCTTATATTAGTTTTAGTGTGTTGAGCGTATATCTTCACTATATGAGCTTAATGGCGCTATTGTCTTTTTGCATTTTTTTCATCTTTAGAATAAGAAGATACAAACATCTTCTAAGGTCCTTTCTTCTCTCGCATGGGGTAATTATAATTTTGATTATACCTGTTTTCTTAACTTTGTACCCTAATTTAGAATTTATTCTTCATAATAAAATTCCTCCTGAAATGAGCGATTTTCCTATATGGAGAGCAGAGCTTAATATCGGGAGCTTAATATATACACTAAAGAATTTCAGTATCGGATATAATATAGATTATCATTCACTTGCTGGTAAGTGCGTAACTCTTATTTGTCTTTTTCTCTTTTTGTCAGGCGCTCTATGGTCTTTCAGGAAAATCGGAATGAAACTGCTCTTAACTTGTCTATTTACCCCGCTCTTAACTATGTTCTTTATATCCAGGATTAAAAACTGCTATGTTGATAGGTACTTTTTCTCTGTGTTTCCGTTCTATCTGTTGGGGGCAGCTATAGGCTTAAGCAGGATGAATAAGAAAACCGTATTTATTTTCGTTTTAGCTATAACTGCCTTCAATTGTTTGGCCTTGAGAAATTACAATTTAAATTATTTGCCAGATGAGTATGCTCAGCATGTAGGGGTGGTAGAAAGACAGAATATTAAAGGGTTTGACAAGTTCATTTCAGATAACTACAAAATAGGAGACAGAATTGTACACACCTGTAGAAATACAGTTTTTCCTTTGAAGTTTTATATAAGGCAAACATCGCCTAATGCCGACTTGATTCAAGAAATAGATAGAGGCACGGTTATTGTTTTTAACCCGGATGTATTTAAAGAAAAGGAGTTATTTAGAATAGACTATAAAGGACTGCACCCAACTATATTTTTGCCTGAAGAATTCAAAATTGTCAAAAATCTGGAAAAAAATCATAGATTGTGGATAGTATTTTCTAGTTGGCGTTTTAAAGGCATAGACAGTCAAGAATATGAAGTTATCAAGAGGATAAAGGGAAACTTCAAAGAAGCCAGGCGGGAAGAGTTTGATGGGGCTTTCGTATATTTATTTAGCAAAAACCCCACAATTACCCACCAGTGA
- a CDS encoding glycosyltransferase family 2 protein, which produces MVNIISKMHKKEARERNKPFLSVIIPIYNEEAVISASLEKIEKFLEKEKCKYEIIVVDDGSTDLCSQIVEAAKTSTKGIRLYRNGKNLGKGAAIRRGIKEAQGDYIFYTDADLQIQIEELKKLINALQDGFDIAIASRRLFGAEVDGKEPRVRMIARFLLSFLVKIFICHNISDSQCGFKCFTRSVAQKIFNRQSINGYGFDLEILYIANKLGYKIKDLPVRWAYNKTSKVKLLKDGIIILKDIIKINFQVYNGNKTKTKILF; this is translated from the coding sequence ATGGTTAATATAATTAGCAAGATGCATAAGAAAGAAGCAAGAGAACGCAACAAACCTTTTCTTTCAGTGATAATTCCCATCTATAACGAAGAAGCGGTTATCTCCGCCAGCTTAGAAAAAATAGAAAAATTCTTGGAGAAAGAAAAATGTAAATATGAGATTATTGTCGTAGATGATGGAAGCACCGATTTATGCAGCCAGATTGTAGAGGCAGCAAAGACTTCTACGAAAGGAATTAGGCTTTATAGAAATGGCAAGAATCTAGGCAAGGGGGCTGCTATAAGGAGGGGTATAAAAGAGGCGCAAGGCGATTATATATTCTATACAGACGCTGACCTTCAGATTCAAATTGAAGAATTAAAAAAACTAATAAATGCTTTGCAAGACGGATTTGATATAGCAATTGCTTCTCGTAGATTATTTGGCGCAGAAGTTGATGGAAAGGAGCCGAGAGTTCGGATGATTGCAAGATTTCTTCTTAGTTTTTTGGTAAAAATATTCATATGCCACAATATTTCCGATTCGCAGTGCGGCTTTAAATGCTTTACTCGTTCGGTTGCGCAAAAGATTTTTAATAGGCAGAGTATAAACGGCTATGGATTTGATTTGGAGATATTATATATCGCCAACAAACTTGGTTATAAAATAAAAGATTTGCCGGTGAGGTGGGCATACAACAAGACGTCGAAGGTAAAATTGTTGAAAGACGGTATTATTATATTAAAAGACATTATTAAAATTAATTTTCAAGTTTATAATGGCAATAAGACAAAGACTAAGATATTGTTTTGA
- a CDS encoding class I SAM-dependent methyltransferase, which translates to MKTTKSLYSFCHYFLQFLTRTIKEEKRQIENSVLQKLETDNNRILDFGCGEGLFSNLFKNGKVKYFGADRDFDSINFAKKFHKLDSYVACNENLCFKDKMFAFIMLNNVLHHMSQKEVARLASEIKRVMQKKAFLIVIELAQRREQKGPLFRLVTYIENKIKKINYCSEKLLRDVFPGEFRKVYCEKIGKNFIIFIFANG; encoded by the coding sequence ATGAAAACAACTAAAAGTTTATATTCTTTCTGCCACTATTTCCTTCAGTTTTTAACACGGACAATAAAGGAAGAGAAAAGACAAATAGAAAATTCCGTTTTACAGAAGCTTGAAACGGACAATAATAGAATTCTTGATTTTGGTTGCGGCGAAGGGTTATTTTCCAATCTTTTTAAGAACGGCAAAGTAAAATATTTCGGCGCTGACAGAGATTTCGATTCTATAAATTTTGCGAAAAAATTTCACAAATTAGATTCATATGTTGCCTGTAATGAGAATCTATGCTTTAAAGATAAGATGTTCGCGTTCATTATGTTGAATAATGTCTTGCATCACATGAGCCAGAAAGAAGTGGCCAGGCTTGCATCAGAAATAAAGAGAGTTATGCAAAAAAAAGCGTTTTTGATTGTTATTGAATTGGCACAACGCAGAGAACAAAAGGGACCTCTTTTTAGGCTGGTCACATACATCGAAAACAAAATTAAAAAAATTAATTATTGTAGCGAAAAATTACTGCGAGATGTTTTTCCTGGGGAATTTAGGAAGGTCTATTGTGAAAAAATTGGGAAAAACTTTATAATATTCATATTCGCCAATGGTTAA
- the amrS gene encoding AmmeMemoRadiSam system radical SAM enzyme: MQKSFSKGYKLYRGILKKAIMLCLILGTIWLAQYSWIHAIGPCANYKKIASGTNDIPALHEALYYSKLPNNRIQCLLCPRNCILKNGQRGFCNARINKKGKCYSLVYGKARVNTNGFPIYQRSLIYCAADYRMLRLGTVGCNMRCKFCLTSQYSQATPEEIEIVPSLNNIDAISGATYLGGNKMNFALTPQEVIALAEKYNCKIINYCFNEPTVYYEYVLDIAKLAKERGWKNVLNTCGYINKEPLIELLEYMDGVSVGLKGFTEEVYRKYCSAELSPVLETLKVLRDEEIGFEVAYVVIPKVNDDLEQIRNLCVWIKQNLGEDVPLHFIRYHPSYLLQNIPPTPLNTLKAAKEMAYTQGVRRVYIYYLREYPGPDFEEKIYCPNCGKLILHRKDKETLFVNNTAEGRCKFCGERLLLFYP; the protein is encoded by the coding sequence ATGCAAAAAAGCTTTTCTAAAGGATACAAATTATATCGCGGTATTTTAAAAAAAGCAATTATGCTTTGCCTGATCTTGGGAACAATATGGTTGGCGCAATATTCTTGGATACATGCTATCGGGCCTTGCGCCAACTATAAAAAAATTGCCTCCGGAACTAACGACATACCAGCTCTCCATGAGGCACTGTATTATTCAAAGTTGCCAAATAATAGAATCCAATGCCTGCTTTGTCCGAGAAATTGTATTTTAAAAAATGGTCAGAGGGGTTTCTGCAATGCGCGGATAAATAAGAAAGGCAAGTGTTACAGTTTAGTCTATGGAAAGGCGCGTGTAAATACTAACGGATTTCCTATCTACCAGCGGTCTTTGATTTACTGTGCCGCAGACTACAGAATGTTAAGGTTAGGGACAGTGGGTTGCAATATGAGGTGCAAATTTTGTTTAACATCGCAGTATAGTCAGGCCACACCAGAAGAAATAGAAATTGTCCCTTCTTTAAACAACATAGATGCTATAAGTGGAGCAACATACTTAGGGGGCAACAAGATGAATTTTGCTCTCACGCCGCAAGAGGTTATAGCTTTGGCGGAAAAATATAATTGCAAGATAATAAATTACTGCTTTAATGAGCCTACTGTATATTATGAATATGTGTTAGATATAGCTAAATTAGCTAAGGAAAGAGGCTGGAAGAATGTCTTGAATACTTGCGGTTACATTAATAAAGAACCTCTGATAGAGCTATTGGAATATATGGATGGAGTAAGTGTGGGGCTAAAAGGTTTCACAGAAGAAGTTTATCGTAAATACTGTTCTGCAGAACTTAGCCCAGTCCTGGAGACCTTGAAGGTTTTGAGAGATGAAGAGATCGGATTTGAAGTAGCCTATGTAGTAATTCCCAAAGTAAACGATGATTTAGAGCAAATAAGGAATTTATGTGTTTGGATTAAGCAGAACCTCGGGGAAGATGTGCCGCTACATTTTATTCGCTATCATCCAAGCTATCTTCTCCAGAATATCCCCCCCACTCCTTTGAATACATTAAAAGCTGCAAAAGAAATGGCTTATACACAAGGCGTTAGGCGCGTGTATATTTATTATTTAAGAGAATATCCCGGGCCCGACTTTGAAGAGAAGATATACTGCCCTAATTGCGGCAAATTAATTTTACATAGAAAAGACAAAGAGACTCTTTTTGTAAATAATACAGCAGAAGGCAGATGTAAATTTTGTGGAGAAAGGCTTCTGTTGTTTTATCCTTGA